From Demequina lutea, a single genomic window includes:
- a CDS encoding LpqB family beta-propeller domain-containing protein translates to MKRLIAATLACLALAACSAIPTSGPVEKGVTDVSAPNDFSPILPGPTPGATPTAIVQGFLTAASGGSVNGFDVAREYLTPAASSGWDPLAQVTVFDSREVFLGFDEAKRTATYKVPVAARVNADGVLVEASSDEQSTLEFTVTTDNDGNSRISGLDDGIVMSAADFARYYRPVKLLFVSKDNATLVPELRWFPSNDQIATATARELVKGPSPWLADAVNTGFPPGSSLNVDAVVVENGVAKVTLAAGSAGDAAQRSLAAEQLRLTLTQLPSVQEVVTTVGALPLAGDDSAAPKVAALPDERAAVIADGRLGMWNGDKVEVTPADVGVVPVGASGLALSYDAKRVAMVVNGSIVTSTALSDAHVLEAPPANPDAPGGPVVPTKTIVEGRNLVAPSFDLRGWLWTTETLSDGTITVAGPDGAVTQLAAPQLEGRTIQALAVSRDGARVAVLSRASGVQVLEVMAVVRGSAGEPLALGATLALGPAVPDSIDLAWLDDVSVAALGADSSRISVVAVGGWTTDVTAPVGAMSIAARNGVPTLLAVGEGDTLVARYGNDWKIQASNVSEVAFAG, encoded by the coding sequence ATGAAGCGTCTCATCGCTGCCACGCTCGCATGCCTCGCGCTCGCGGCCTGTTCCGCCATCCCCACCTCTGGTCCGGTGGAAAAGGGTGTCACGGATGTTTCGGCCCCCAATGACTTTTCGCCGATTCTTCCTGGTCCCACACCCGGCGCCACGCCTACCGCAATCGTGCAGGGATTCCTGACGGCGGCTTCGGGCGGCTCCGTGAACGGTTTTGACGTGGCCAGGGAGTATCTGACTCCCGCCGCCAGCAGCGGTTGGGATCCGCTCGCGCAAGTCACGGTCTTCGACTCCAGGGAGGTCTTCCTCGGCTTTGATGAGGCGAAGCGCACGGCCACGTACAAGGTTCCCGTTGCGGCGCGGGTAAACGCGGACGGCGTCCTTGTCGAGGCGTCGTCCGACGAGCAAAGCACCCTCGAATTCACCGTCACGACCGACAACGACGGCAACTCGCGCATCTCGGGTCTCGACGACGGCATCGTCATGTCCGCGGCGGACTTCGCCCGCTACTACCGTCCCGTCAAGTTGCTCTTCGTGTCGAAGGACAACGCCACGCTCGTTCCCGAATTGCGGTGGTTCCCCAGCAACGACCAGATCGCGACTGCTACCGCCCGCGAACTCGTCAAGGGGCCGTCCCCATGGCTCGCCGATGCGGTAAACACCGGCTTTCCTCCCGGCTCCTCGCTCAATGTGGATGCCGTCGTGGTCGAGAACGGCGTGGCGAAGGTCACGCTCGCCGCGGGCTCGGCTGGCGATGCGGCACAACGGTCGCTCGCGGCGGAGCAGTTGCGCCTGACTTTGACGCAACTCCCGTCCGTTCAAGAAGTTGTCACGACCGTCGGGGCTTTGCCACTTGCGGGTGACGACTCCGCTGCCCCTAAGGTCGCGGCCCTTCCCGACGAGCGTGCCGCGGTGATCGCGGACGGGCGGCTCGGCATGTGGAATGGCGACAAGGTGGAGGTCACACCAGCCGATGTGGGAGTGGTCCCTGTTGGGGCGAGCGGGCTGGCTCTCTCGTACGACGCCAAGAGGGTGGCCATGGTTGTCAATGGCTCGATCGTTACGTCGACCGCGTTGTCGGACGCGCATGTGCTTGAGGCTCCACCGGCGAACCCGGACGCGCCCGGCGGCCCCGTCGTCCCCACCAAGACGATCGTGGAGGGCCGCAACCTCGTGGCGCCCTCATTCGACCTGCGCGGATGGTTGTGGACGACCGAGACGCTCTCCGACGGCACGATCACGGTCGCGGGGCCGGACGGCGCCGTGACGCAACTCGCGGCACCCCAATTGGAGGGCCGGACGATACAGGCGCTTGCGGTCTCGCGTGATGGCGCGAGGGTGGCCGTACTAAGTCGCGCGAGCGGGGTGCAGGTCCTCGAGGTCATGGCCGTCGTGAGGGGAAGCGCGGGCGAGCCGCTCGCCCTCGGCGCGACGCTAGCGCTTGGCCCCGCAGTGCCGGACTCCATTGACCTCGCGTGGCTCGATGACGTGTCCGTCGCCGCACTAGGAGCCGATTCCAGCCGCATCTCGGTAGTGGCGGTGGGCGGCTGGACCACCGATGTGACGGCCCCGGTCGGCGCGATGTCCATTGCGGCCCGAAACGGCGTGCCGACCTTGTTGGCCGTGGGCGAGGGCGACACTCTCGTCGCCCGTTATGGGAACGACTGGAAGATACAGGCATCGAACGTTTCGGAAGTCGCGTTCGCGGGCTGA
- a CDS encoding ComF family protein: protein MVEVGRATLGEPIRAVERAARDIARLIVPVSCPGCGAHDVRWCDDCASAWWEAPLRSESLSPRLDIEGRPPLPVWAIAELAGASHSMIVAWKDGGRRDLDRFFADAARRAAAHIAPALDRGLVHAGAPIAVVPVPARAASTRTRGIDLPLMLASAAAQGLRAGGVDATVRPVLGIGRGEQRGASAKQRWRQASSLRVTRDVGPPATVLLVDDVMTTGATLAAAVRSLDVTFLTVGAGFCLAAAPPSGVRTRGALS from the coding sequence ATGGTTGAGGTTGGCCGCGCCACACTAGGCGAACCGATCCGCGCGGTGGAGCGTGCCGCGCGTGACATCGCGCGCCTGATCGTGCCCGTCTCGTGCCCCGGCTGCGGGGCGCATGACGTGCGCTGGTGCGATGACTGTGCGTCTGCGTGGTGGGAGGCGCCGCTCCGGTCCGAGTCGCTGTCCCCGCGACTTGATATCGAGGGTAGGCCGCCACTCCCCGTCTGGGCGATCGCCGAGCTCGCGGGCGCTAGCCACTCGATGATTGTCGCGTGGAAGGACGGTGGCAGGAGGGACCTCGATCGCTTCTTCGCCGACGCGGCAAGGAGGGCCGCCGCACACATCGCACCCGCATTGGACCGAGGGCTCGTTCACGCCGGTGCGCCGATTGCGGTGGTTCCCGTGCCCGCTCGTGCGGCGAGCACCCGAACGAGGGGAATCGACCTGCCGCTGATGCTCGCCTCGGCGGCGGCACAGGGCCTGCGCGCAGGGGGAGTCGATGCGACCGTGCGCCCCGTTCTCGGCATCGGCAGGGGGGAGCAGCGGGGTGCGAGCGCGAAGCAGAGGTGGCGACAGGCATCATCGCTGCGGGTGACTCGGGATGTGGGACCGCCCGCCACGGTGCTCCTGGTAGACGACGTGATGACCACCGGTGCAACTCTTGCGGCCGCGGTTCGTTCCCTTGACGTGACATTCCTCACCGTAGGAGCCGGTTTCTGCCTCGCCGCCGCACCACCTTCTGGCGTAAGGACGCGCGGGGCACTATCGTGA
- the hpf gene encoding ribosome hibernation-promoting factor, HPF/YfiA family, giving the protein MDIAIVGRHTKVNDDMRGRIATKMEKLSALAPLATRAEVHVVHERNPKLSTDAERVEITLHGRAVVRAEASAEDRVAALELATIRVIEQLRKLHERRAHRHQGKADMATFAMADMTAAQAAAAASEVESVEAWDGQPASSVREIPLDGTPIMIRSKVHSAEPMSISEAIDQMELVGHDFFLFLDSDSGMPSAVYRRRGWTYGVIQLDQVAAEVERASA; this is encoded by the coding sequence ATGGACATCGCCATTGTGGGACGCCACACCAAGGTCAACGACGACATGCGTGGGCGAATCGCCACCAAGATGGAGAAGCTCAGCGCGCTCGCGCCTCTGGCGACGAGGGCCGAGGTCCACGTGGTCCACGAGCGCAACCCCAAGCTCTCGACCGATGCCGAACGTGTGGAAATCACGCTTCATGGCCGCGCAGTGGTGCGCGCCGAGGCGTCGGCCGAAGACAGGGTTGCCGCGCTAGAGCTGGCCACGATTCGAGTCATCGAGCAGTTACGCAAGCTCCACGAACGGAGGGCCCACCGTCATCAGGGCAAGGCCGATATGGCGACCTTTGCGATGGCCGACATGACCGCCGCCCAAGCTGCTGCTGCGGCGTCAGAAGTCGAAAGCGTTGAGGCGTGGGACGGGCAGCCAGCCTCGTCCGTGCGCGAAATTCCGCTCGATGGCACGCCCATCATGATCCGTTCCAAGGTGCACAGCGCGGAACCCATGAGCATCTCCGAAGCGATCGACCAGATGGAACTTGTGGGACACGACTTCTTCCTGTTTCTCGATTCAGACTCGGGCATGCCAAGCGCCGTTTACCGCAGGCGCGGTTGGACCTACGGAGTGATCCAGCTTGATCAGGTCGCCGCCGAGGTGGAGAGGGCAAGCGCCTAA
- the secA gene encoding preprotein translocase subunit SecA codes for MVAVIDRIIRMGEGRQMRRLQRVVTLTNGLEEVYAELTDDELRALTDDFKERHASGESLDSLMPEAFAAVREASKRTLGLRHFDVQIMGGAALHSGNIAEMKTGEGKTLVATLPAYLNALSGKGVHVVTVNDYLATYQSELMGRVFRFLGLDTGCVIGGQDPATRKRQYTADVTYGTNNEFGFDHLRDNMAMDPTQLVHRGYNYAIVDEVDSILIDEARTPLIISGPAAGDNLTWYVEFARLVKTFQPDVDYEVEEGKRTVGILEPGIDKIEAALNIDNLYDPANTPLIGFLNNAIRAKELFKKDREYVVQGGEVHIVDEHTGRMLAGRRYSEGLHQAIEAKEGVAIKAENQTYATITLQNYFRQYDKLAGMTGTAQTEAAELSSTYGMVVLPIPTHKPMIRADESDLLFKSEQAKFNAIVEDILVRHKIGQPILIGTVSVEKSEALGKELRKHGIPHNVLNAKHHATEAAVVAEAGRKGAVTVATNMAGRGTDIMLGGNPEFRAVEEMHKRGIDPHDHPEDYEREWASVFEKAKAEVAAEHEEVLAAGGLYVLGSERHESRRIDNQLRGRSGRQGDPGESRFYLSLEDDLMRMFQSGLAATMMNSAALPDDLPIESRMLSRGVRSAQAQIEGRNAEIRKNILKYDDVASSQRTIIYGERRRILNGENLRDQVRDFVDDVVGNSVTSSTAVGTPDDWDMDAMWKDLRSVYPVSLTPEELIEEAGGVRYFTQPFLVRELTADARVAYEAVEERIGVDLMRQVERQVLLQVIDQKWREHLYEMDYLKEGIGLRAMGQRDPLIEYQREAHQMFGAMADAVKEQALQVLFRVEKRETTPPPVLDATAAAATASKARNAADAPAASGEKPMAPVTRQAGSAGRSTFGAGTATGGGAVRSSMGALTYSGPSDDGSGKAVTAKAGAAKADADGRTFPGTAKNAPCPCGSGKKYKACHGKNED; via the coding sequence ATCGTGGCAGTCATTGATCGGATCATCCGCATGGGCGAGGGGCGCCAGATGCGCCGCCTGCAGCGCGTCGTGACCCTCACCAACGGCCTCGAAGAGGTCTACGCGGAGCTCACCGACGACGAGTTGCGCGCGCTTACTGACGACTTCAAGGAGCGGCACGCGAGTGGGGAGAGTCTTGACTCGCTCATGCCGGAAGCTTTCGCCGCTGTACGCGAGGCATCCAAGCGAACTCTCGGCCTGAGGCACTTCGACGTCCAGATCATGGGTGGTGCCGCGCTTCACAGCGGCAACATTGCCGAGATGAAGACCGGCGAGGGAAAGACGCTTGTCGCGACCCTTCCCGCATACCTCAACGCCCTGTCGGGCAAGGGTGTTCACGTCGTCACGGTCAACGACTACCTGGCGACCTACCAGTCCGAACTTATGGGGCGTGTGTTCCGCTTCCTCGGCCTTGACACGGGTTGTGTCATTGGTGGCCAGGATCCCGCGACCCGCAAGCGTCAATACACGGCGGACGTCACGTACGGCACGAACAACGAGTTCGGTTTTGACCACCTGCGCGACAACATGGCGATGGATCCCACCCAGTTGGTGCACCGCGGGTACAACTACGCGATCGTTGACGAGGTCGACTCGATCCTCATCGACGAGGCGCGGACGCCGCTCATCATCTCCGGGCCAGCCGCTGGCGACAACCTCACGTGGTACGTCGAGTTCGCACGCCTGGTCAAGACTTTCCAGCCAGACGTCGACTACGAGGTTGAAGAAGGCAAGCGCACGGTGGGGATCCTGGAGCCTGGCATCGACAAGATCGAGGCCGCTCTCAACATCGACAACCTGTACGACCCCGCGAATACCCCGCTGATTGGCTTCCTCAACAACGCCATCCGTGCCAAGGAGCTTTTCAAGAAGGACCGCGAATACGTGGTCCAAGGCGGCGAGGTGCACATCGTCGACGAGCACACCGGCCGCATGCTGGCGGGGCGCCGCTACTCCGAGGGACTGCACCAGGCCATTGAGGCCAAGGAGGGCGTGGCGATCAAGGCGGAAAACCAGACGTACGCCACGATCACCCTGCAGAACTACTTCCGCCAGTACGACAAGCTGGCGGGAATGACGGGTACGGCTCAGACCGAGGCCGCCGAACTGAGTTCGACGTACGGGATGGTTGTCCTGCCCATCCCCACGCACAAGCCGATGATTCGTGCCGACGAGTCGGATCTGCTCTTCAAGTCGGAGCAGGCCAAGTTCAACGCCATCGTTGAGGACATTCTTGTCCGCCACAAGATTGGCCAGCCCATCTTGATCGGTACGGTCTCCGTCGAGAAGTCGGAGGCGCTCGGTAAGGAATTGCGCAAGCACGGCATCCCTCACAACGTCCTCAACGCCAAGCACCACGCGACCGAGGCCGCGGTCGTTGCGGAGGCCGGGCGTAAGGGCGCCGTGACGGTTGCCACGAACATGGCTGGCCGTGGCACCGACATCATGCTCGGCGGAAACCCTGAGTTCAGGGCCGTCGAAGAGATGCACAAGCGGGGCATCGACCCGCATGACCACCCCGAGGACTACGAGCGGGAGTGGGCGTCGGTCTTCGAGAAGGCCAAGGCGGAAGTTGCCGCGGAGCACGAGGAGGTTCTCGCTGCGGGCGGGCTCTACGTGTTGGGTAGTGAGCGCCACGAGTCGCGACGCATCGACAATCAGTTGCGTGGACGCTCGGGTCGCCAGGGAGACCCCGGTGAGTCACGGTTCTATCTGTCTCTCGAAGATGACCTGATGCGGATGTTCCAGTCGGGCCTCGCGGCGACCATGATGAACTCCGCCGCGTTGCCGGATGACCTGCCGATCGAGTCCCGGATGCTTTCGCGCGGTGTGCGAAGCGCGCAGGCGCAGATCGAGGGCCGCAACGCCGAGATCCGCAAGAACATTCTCAAGTACGACGATGTCGCCTCGTCGCAGCGCACGATTATCTACGGCGAGCGTCGGCGCATCCTCAATGGCGAAAATCTCCGCGATCAGGTGCGCGACTTTGTTGACGATGTCGTCGGCAATTCGGTCACGTCTTCGACGGCGGTGGGCACGCCCGATGACTGGGATATGGATGCGATGTGGAAGGACCTGCGTTCCGTCTATCCCGTGTCGCTCACCCCGGAAGAGCTGATCGAGGAGGCGGGTGGGGTGCGGTACTTCACTCAGCCGTTCCTGGTGCGCGAGCTCACCGCTGACGCACGTGTCGCTTACGAGGCCGTCGAGGAACGCATCGGCGTGGACCTCATGCGCCAGGTGGAGCGTCAGGTGTTGCTGCAGGTGATCGACCAGAAGTGGCGCGAGCACCTCTATGAGATGGACTATCTCAAGGAGGGAATCGGTCTGCGCGCTATGGGTCAGCGTGACCCGTTGATCGAGTACCAGCGCGAGGCACACCAGATGTTCGGCGCGATGGCCGACGCGGTCAAGGAGCAGGCGCTTCAGGTTCTCTTCCGTGTGGAAAAGCGCGAGACGACCCCCCCGCCCGTTCTTGACGCGACTGCCGCTGCAGCGACTGCGTCCAAAGCCCGCAACGCCGCGGATGCGCCCGCGGCTTCCGGAGAGAAGCCGATGGCACCCGTGACGCGCCAGGCTGGGTCTGCGGGTCGAAGCACTTTTGGTGCGGGCACCGCCACCGGTGGCGGTGCGGTCAGGTCGTCGATGGGTGCGCTCACATACTCGGGGCCCTCGGATGACGGCTCGGGCAAGGCTGTGACGGCCAAGGCGGGCGCCGCGAAGGCCGATGCCGACGGTCGCACCTTCCCTGGCACCGCCAAGAACGCTCCGTGCCCGTGTGGGTCTGGCAAGAAGTACAAGGCCTGTCACGGCAAGAACGAGGACTGA
- a CDS encoding Rv3235 family protein — protein MTAVAVAAPLYAPAPQAPAPQAPAPQAPAPQDLAPYSRAHAPLTPVAPQRAIPAAYVKRGPLGDPTPLVCTVAKAALDIALGANGIDRLARWITPTLRTTLLRQQSLSRRAKYTARGQVSVARVRLCRVSATAVEAAVVATEGDVAHALAMRLEAVSGRWLVTALDVG, from the coding sequence ATGACCGCCGTGGCGGTCGCGGCCCCTCTCTACGCCCCCGCCCCCCAAGCCCCTGCCCCGCAAGCCCCTGCCCCGCAAGCCCCCGCCCCCCAAGACCTTGCGCCCTACTCCCGCGCGCACGCGCCGCTGACGCCGGTTGCACCTCAGCGCGCGATCCCTGCGGCCTACGTCAAGCGAGGCCCCCTGGGCGACCCCACCCCCCTGGTGTGCACCGTGGCGAAAGCCGCCCTCGATATTGCCTTGGGTGCGAACGGGATCGATCGCCTCGCACGATGGATCACGCCCACCCTGCGCACCACGCTCTTGCGGCAACAGTCCCTTTCACGCAGGGCCAAATACACCGCGCGCGGCCAGGTCTCCGTCGCGAGAGTGCGCCTCTGCAGGGTCAGCGCCACGGCGGTCGAGGCCGCCGTGGTCGCCACAGAGGGAGATGTCGCTCACGCCTTGGCCATGCGCCTCGAGGCAGTGTCGGGACGATGGCTCGTCACCGCGCTCGACGTCGGCTGA
- a CDS encoding LysM peptidoglycan-binding domain-containing protein, giving the protein MRSIGRAVALVAVGGMPAIAYVLGRVAVVMWEGMHPAYVADAGVALEDGLTLLAAAVGATIAAYLALTGYAMLLGAVWRGGRAIPRALTAFSPQGWTKVTATALGLSMSAGLAAPALAADGGSTQGTSAGWVAAPVSVVADPAPASLAVGWVEADAASKETSAQASSTHIVQPGESLWRITEALLGAEASAAQIAAAWPELYEANRGSIGDNPSLIQPGTALLVPAGLGS; this is encoded by the coding sequence ATGAGGAGCATCGGGAGGGCAGTGGCCCTGGTTGCCGTGGGGGGTATGCCCGCGATCGCCTACGTACTGGGGCGGGTCGCCGTGGTGATGTGGGAGGGGATGCATCCCGCGTATGTTGCCGATGCTGGGGTCGCGCTCGAGGACGGCCTGACGCTTCTCGCGGCGGCCGTCGGCGCCACCATCGCCGCGTACCTGGCGCTCACCGGCTACGCAATGCTCCTCGGTGCCGTGTGGCGGGGTGGGCGCGCGATTCCCAGGGCGCTCACCGCCTTCTCCCCCCAGGGATGGACCAAGGTGACCGCGACCGCACTCGGACTGAGCATGTCGGCGGGACTCGCCGCGCCAGCGCTCGCCGCAGACGGAGGCTCAACGCAAGGCACGTCTGCGGGATGGGTAGCGGCGCCGGTTTCCGTGGTGGCCGACCCTGCGCCCGCGTCCCTCGCCGTCGGCTGGGTCGAGGCGGACGCTGCGTCGAAAGAGACCTCCGCACAGGCGTCGAGCACTCACATCGTTCAACCAGGCGAATCGTTGTGGCGCATCACGGAGGCCCTCCTTGGGGCCGAGGCAAGCGCGGCCCAGATCGCTGCGGCGTGGCCGGAACTCTACGAGGCGAACCGCGGCTCGATCGGCGACAATCCGTCGCTCATCCAACCGGGCACCGCACTGCTAGTCCCCGCAGGACTCGGCTCATGA
- a CDS encoding helix-turn-helix domain-containing protein encodes MAPRFLTLPDVQEVLNISSPQAYALVRSGELPAIQVGGRGQWRVEAVELENYIARQYQATRDKIQAGSSE; translated from the coding sequence ATGGCGCCGCGCTTCCTCACCTTGCCCGATGTTCAAGAAGTTCTCAACATTTCGTCACCCCAGGCGTACGCCCTCGTGCGTTCCGGCGAACTCCCCGCGATCCAAGTCGGGGGCAGGGGCCAGTGGCGAGTCGAGGCCGTCGAACTCGAAAACTACATCGCGCGGCAATACCAGGCCACTCGCGACAAGATCCAGGCGGGCAGCTCCGAATAA
- a CDS encoding AAA family ATPase, producing MSIPVLIAVRGARESAIAAIVGAAPGLQVARRCADLSEALAAAHAGLGAVVLVSEQPHLHRGTVAEFAAVGVVVVGVPSAADAADHLRGLGIRDLISADADAAALAAVVTGAARRVPDRDLAAASAAQIPTLAPVTRGAVIAVWGPAGAPGRTTLAAAMAYDLAQRESVILVDVDTYGGAIAQTFGLLDEAPGIAALARASLHGTLTDETVARHALSVSPGLRVLSGITRPDRWPELSPSALEPVWELLRRHAAVTIIDCASPLESDEELQYDTRAPQRNGAALSALAAADVVVAIGSAEPVGLQRLVHGLAALEAVVPEATTPRLVVVNRVRPSVAGVRPREAVADALLRYSGVQKVWTVGWDPRACDAAALAGQALGERAPRSAARRGMQAVALAARAMAPAHAASAPVSR from the coding sequence GTGAGCATCCCCGTTCTCATTGCGGTCCGTGGTGCGCGGGAATCCGCGATCGCGGCGATCGTCGGTGCGGCTCCCGGGCTGCAGGTCGCGCGCCGCTGCGCCGACCTGAGCGAGGCTCTCGCCGCCGCTCACGCGGGGTTGGGCGCGGTGGTGCTCGTCTCGGAGCAGCCTCATCTGCACCGTGGGACGGTCGCGGAGTTTGCCGCGGTGGGAGTGGTCGTGGTGGGCGTCCCGTCGGCCGCCGACGCGGCGGACCACTTGCGCGGCCTCGGCATCAGGGACTTGATTTCGGCCGATGCGGATGCCGCCGCTCTTGCCGCCGTGGTGACCGGCGCGGCGCGGCGCGTGCCAGACAGGGACCTCGCGGCGGCATCGGCCGCGCAAATCCCCACCCTAGCTCCCGTGACGCGTGGGGCCGTGATCGCGGTGTGGGGCCCCGCAGGGGCCCCCGGAAGGACCACGCTCGCGGCGGCGATGGCCTACGACCTCGCTCAACGGGAGTCCGTGATTCTCGTCGACGTCGACACGTACGGCGGCGCAATCGCTCAGACCTTTGGCCTGCTGGACGAGGCCCCGGGGATCGCGGCCCTTGCGCGCGCGTCGCTGCATGGCACCCTCACCGATGAGACGGTCGCGCGGCATGCGCTGTCAGTGTCACCGGGGCTGCGGGTCTTGTCCGGGATTACCAGGCCGGATCGTTGGCCGGAGCTCTCCCCGTCCGCGCTCGAGCCCGTGTGGGAGCTGTTGAGGAGACACGCGGCGGTGACGATCATCGATTGCGCCTCGCCGCTCGAGTCGGATGAGGAACTGCAGTACGACACCCGTGCGCCGCAGCGGAACGGCGCGGCGCTCTCCGCCCTGGCCGCCGCCGACGTCGTGGTGGCCATTGGGTCTGCGGAGCCCGTTGGCCTGCAGCGACTGGTGCACGGGCTCGCCGCGCTCGAGGCGGTGGTGCCGGAGGCGACCACGCCGCGGCTCGTGGTGGTGAACAGGGTGCGACCGTCCGTTGCGGGCGTGCGACCGCGCGAGGCGGTGGCCGATGCCTTGCTTCGCTACAGCGGGGTCCAGAAGGTGTGGACGGTCGGCTGGGATCCACGCGCCTGCGATGCCGCGGCGCTGGCGGGCCAGGCGCTTGGCGAGCGCGCTCCGCGGTCTGCGGCTCGGAGGGGGATGCAGGCGGTCGCGCTTGCCGCGAGGGCGATGGCGCCCGCCCACGCTGCCTCGGCGCCGGTGTCGAGGTAG
- a CDS encoding DUF6912 family protein, translating into MRVYIPATVDDLALQTSGQWEPEFAFAVTEAWRDASDALDEDELAEAAIDAAAMESGLELGSRLRAVIAADVSRADAVVDPKVHPGAVRINGKLSPASVACVFLDEDDAAGDVAAARGGDEAALERLADRTLLWYDLAEVLGN; encoded by the coding sequence ATGAGGGTCTACATTCCAGCAACTGTCGATGACTTGGCCCTCCAGACCTCGGGCCAGTGGGAGCCCGAGTTTGCCTTCGCGGTGACGGAGGCCTGGCGCGATGCCTCCGACGCCCTTGACGAGGACGAGCTCGCGGAGGCCGCGATCGATGCCGCCGCCATGGAGTCTGGCCTCGAGTTGGGTTCCCGGTTGCGCGCGGTGATTGCCGCAGACGTCTCCAGGGCCGACGCGGTGGTCGACCCCAAGGTGCATCCCGGGGCCGTGCGGATCAACGGCAAGTTGTCGCCGGCGTCGGTCGCTTGCGTGTTCCTCGATGAGGACGATGCGGCCGGCGATGTGGCAGCGGCGCGCGGAGGCGATGAGGCCGCGCTCGAGCGCCTGGCCGACCGCACGCTGCTCTGGTATGACCTGGCCGAGGTGCTGGGGAACTAG
- a CDS encoding inositol monophosphatase family protein, giving the protein MSYKDDLALALSLADAVDALTIAGSLGDFAVEFKADDTPVTAIDRAAEELIRDRLLAERPADTIVGEEFGVTTGTEKLNSPRRWVIDPIDGTKNFVRGVPAWATLIGLIVDDVAVVGVVSAPALGRRWYAAQGSGAWTVTTMPGHPQEPRRISVSGTSDLADAFVSISSLIGWENRDLLEPLLDLTRATARTRAFGDFWSYMLVAEGAVDIACEPELALHDMTALVPIVTEAGGMFTSLGGTPGPFGGDALATNGILHDKVLSILAPR; this is encoded by the coding sequence ATGTCCTACAAAGACGATCTCGCCCTTGCCCTGAGCCTCGCCGACGCTGTGGACGCGCTCACCATCGCGGGATCGCTCGGCGACTTCGCCGTCGAGTTCAAGGCCGACGACACCCCCGTCACCGCGATCGATCGCGCCGCCGAGGAACTCATCAGGGACCGCCTGCTGGCGGAGCGCCCGGCCGACACCATCGTCGGCGAAGAATTTGGCGTCACCACCGGCACAGAGAAGCTGAACTCCCCACGCCGCTGGGTCATCGACCCCATCGACGGCACCAAGAACTTCGTACGCGGCGTCCCGGCATGGGCGACACTCATCGGCCTGATCGTCGACGACGTCGCCGTGGTGGGCGTGGTGAGCGCACCCGCCCTCGGCCGCCGCTGGTACGCGGCCCAAGGCTCGGGCGCGTGGACCGTCACGACCATGCCCGGCCACCCGCAGGAGCCGCGCCGCATCTCCGTCTCGGGCACCTCGGACCTCGCCGATGCCTTCGTCTCCATCAGCTCGCTCATCGGCTGGGAGAACAGGGACCTGCTCGAGCCGCTGCTGGATTTGACGCGCGCCACCGCCAGGACCAGGGCGTTCGGTGACTTCTGGAGCTACATGCTGGTGGCCGAGGGAGCCGTCGACATCGCTTGCGAGCCGGAGCTCGCCCTCCATGACATGACCGCGTTGGTTCCGATCGTCACCGAGGCGGGCGGGATGTTCACCTCACTCGGCGGCACCCCTGGGCCCTTCGGCGGCGACGCGTTGGCGACGAACGGGATCCTTCACGACAAGGTCCTGAGCATCCTCGCGCCTCGCTAG